Proteins encoded together in one Solanum lycopersicum chromosome 7, SLM_r2.1 window:
- the LOC138337221 gene encoding uncharacterized protein: protein MENILKTLTTLCTKVDSMGLRIQKLEEKEESTSQQHDYKNAELRRSADEKQQELKGDVGKLLKTHDITDAAGTSKKAMEKPTPKNINLNSIFTKPFTPKIQIVDASTPQTSTYATSLHKEKKTYNHISRTYIENLYKIQNFLNQKPKSTTTLEKTQDYLTQKLQGYNKLIAQPKTNPNLVKTCYNYGLLNTVYTYTGEEISGIPEVHKAFLIYKKITKGNLFFIRFYTAPAEILYDEIKPMIQLVKIGLTREMIIPEDIGQQPEITRVEIPSFYANKRIIGLSTIIQELVNNYLQGNAIWSYYSRDHLMIYANSKEIRQADMEEVQKWILTLLKPEATPTTRAIKQGFISEELMTRYCKLVGHNYPDHICSKRNQCDDIIPEVQLE, encoded by the coding sequence atggaaaacatactcaaaaccctaactacactttgtacaaaagtggacagtatgggcttgagaattcaaaagctagaagaaaaggaagaatctacaagtcagcagcatgactataaaaatgcggagctacgtcgttcggcagaCGAAAAACAGCAAGAGCTaaaaggagacgttgggaaactccttAAAACCCATGACATTACTGATGCTGCAGGTACAAGCAAAAAAGCTATGGAGAAACCTACACCAAAAAACATAAACCTAAATAGCATATTTACCAAACCATTTACTCCAAAGATACAGATAGTAGATGCTTCAACACCACAAACATCTACCTATGCAACTAGCCtgcataaagagaagaaaacatacAACCATATATCCCgaacatatattgaaaacctatacaaaatacaaaattttttaaatcaaaaacccaaatctACCACAACATTAGAAAAAACCCAAGACTACCTAACCCAAAAACTACAAGGCTATAACAAGTTAATTGCACAACCAAAAACTAATCCAAACCTAGTTAAAACTTGTTATAACTATGGATTATTAAATACAGTCTATACATATACAGGTGAAGAGATAAGTGGAATCCCAGAGGTCCACAaagcatttttaatatataaaaagataacaaaaggaaacttatttttcataagattctacacagcaccagcagagataCTCTATGATGAAATAAAGCCAATGATCCAGCTAGTCAAAATTGGGCTAACACGAGAAATGATAATCCCAGAAGATATAGGCCAACAGCCAGAGATAACAAGAGTTGAGATACCCAGtttttatgccaataaaaggaTAATTGGATTATCAACTATTATACAAGAGCTAGTAAATAACTATCTACAAGGCAACGCCATATGGAGCTACTATTCGAGAGACCACTTAATGATATATGCCAATTCGAAAGAAATAAGACAAGCAGATATGGAAGAAGTCCAAAAATGGATTTTGACCCTGTTAAAACCAGAAGCTACGCCCACAACTAGAGCAATAAAGCAAGGATTCATATCCGAAGAACTAATGACGAGATATTGCAAGCTAGTCGGACACAATTACCCAGACCATATATGTTCCAAGCGCAACCAATGTGATGACATAATTCCAGAAGTACAACTGGAGTAA